In the genome of Amphiura filiformis chromosome 4, Afil_fr2py, whole genome shotgun sequence, one region contains:
- the LOC140151466 gene encoding uncharacterized protein, with protein MAASDQRDDQEGGLLRLKNWILGRAKPVECKPPEQEQEVSVPSDPDDPDPLYLPPQPHARREDMKNWILGRAKPVECKPPEQEQVVSASSDPYPLYPPPQPQAQRKDIVSHFTELLVASSNTDSISWSSIKYPMKDMISKFSLPIFAMIANTYSFDGASVNQMAYRLKRMETIETITAHSLPFDGLDGESIRQNRETFLVSIPKGYTGLFKVLPFEDRMRDKEVTYQEILAYRPSKIKVVDRGQRTPVLTKLDHGCELEVLGTKVVASASGEREILRLQNSTCSLFTLHPDCGGKFQVVEDDTEYTLTEIVTRFPLPQKVALVRTEKHSDNLLDMLELASSKESKLMHLLLEKDSHDEYIIGEDSNKENGIVANVDADVKFHIHNSFELVPKPVEYVPPAAITLVERDDHEVLRPENLIYKGNAKPVVCKPLVQLFHVSINPSDLPQRQQPERDETVSHSTEQLIAASDTEEGASFRPHESTETDEGASFQPHERTDTDKGASFQPHERTDTDKGASFQPHERTDTDEGASFQPHERTDTDEGASFQPHKRTDTDEGASFQPHERTDTDEGAYFQPHERTDTDEGASFQPHERTDASEEYPLKDLTSKFSLPIYATIANTSNSEGSTGNQIVYHLKHVETIQTIVAYKLLPSDGESIILPKAYRGPWKVLPFEDHMCDEVTFAEMLAYTPRKIKVVGKVQRAPAWINLDHGCELEVMGTKVVASTSGPIEILRLQNSMCPFSLHPDCGGKFQVVEDDTEYTLTEIVERFPLPQKVALVRPEKHSDNLLELASPKESKLMHLLLKRESYEEYIIGEDTSKQNGIVANVDADVSFHIPRTIELVPKSEVELEPRSATSIRMKRGDNEVGIIRRENLIYKGRNKPVVCKPVEQLFNVSIGSLDLHRRPRRRTISEPSRKDSKENTPVRNRALLRRLDRSTSVPTAECTIGLPSSQPEGMTTLLTTDEIKGSGAKEENKTEGVYEVRITRSNEENEKRNEIKEESENEYMDEFIKENEYAGTEYEKSTMNAGGEDGAKYVPIDDDSPKSYGEFTMENEYEEVT; from the exons ATGGCGGCGTCTGATCAACGCGATGATCAGGAAGGAGGTTTACTCCGACTGAAAAACTGGATTCTAGGAAGGGCCAAACCTGTTGAGTGTAAACCACCGGAGCAAGAGCAAGAAGTCAGTGTGCCTAGCGATCCTGATGATCCTGATCCCTTATATCTTCCTCCGCAACCGCATGCTCGACGCGAGGACATGAAAAACTGGATTCTAGGAAGGGCCAAACCTGTTGAGTGTAAACCGCCGGAGCAAGAGCAAGTAGTCAGTGCGTCTAGCGATCCTTATCCCTTATATCCTCCTCCGCAACCGCAAGCTCAACGTAAGGACATAGTTTCCCATTTCACTGAACTGCTAGTGGCATCCAGCAATACTGACTCCATATCATGGTCTTCAATAAAGTACCCCATGAAAGACATGATAAGCAAGTTTTCCTTGCCGATTTTCGCTATGATAGCTAACACTTACAGTTTTGATGGCGCTTCTGTGAATCAGATGGCCTATCGACTGAAACGTATGGAAACTATTGAGACGATAACCGCACATAGTCTACCATTCGATGGCTTAGATGGGGAATCAATTAGACAGAATCGGGAGACGTTTTTGGTGTCTATACCGAAGGGTTATACCGGACTTTTCAAG GTATTGCCGTTTGAAGACCGCATGCGGGATAAAGAAGTGACTTACCAGGAGATCCTTGCATATAGACCAAGTAAAATTAAGGTGGTAGATAGAGGCCAACGCACTCCTGTTCTGACGAAATTGGACCATGGTTGTGAGTTGGAAGTCTTAGGGACCAAGGTGGTAGCCAGTGCAAGTGGAGAGCGAGAGATTCTTAG GCTACAAAATTCAACATGTTCATTATTTACGCTCCATCCCGATTGCGGAGGTAAATTCCAAGTCGTTGAAGACGACACAGAATACACACTGACTGAAATAGTAACGCGTTTCCCTCTCCCACAAAAGGTAGCATTAGTAAGAACAGAGAAACACAGTGATAATCTTTTGGACATGTTGGAATTGGCATCATCAAAGGAATCAAAGTTGATGCACCTTTTACTGGAGAAAGATAGCCACGACGAATACATCATAGGGGAGGACAGCAATAAAGAAAATGGCATTGTTGCCAATGTAGATGCCGACGTGAAGTTTCACATTCATAACTCGTTTGAGCTTGTACCTAAGCCGGTTGAGTATGTACCACCTGCAGCGATTACTCTTGTGGAACGCGATGATCACGAAGTACTCCGACCGGAGAACTTGATTTACAAAGGAAATGCCAAACCTGTTGTATGTAAACCACTGGTGCAATTGTTTCATGTGTCGATCAATCCCTCAGATCTCCCTCAACGACAACAACCTGAACGTGATGAAACAGTTTCCCATTCCACCGAACAGCTGATAGCAGCGTCTGACACCGAGGAGGGTGCATCCTTTCGGCCACATGAAAGTACTGAAACCGATGAGGGTGCATCCTTTCAGCCGCATGAACGTACTGATACCGATAAGGGTGCATCCTTTCAGCCGCATGAACGTACTGATACCGATAAGGGTGCATCCTTTCAGCCGCATGAACGTACTGATACCGATGAGGGTGCATCCTTTCAGCCGCATGAACGTACTGACACCGATGAAGGTGCATCCTTTCAGCCGCATAAACGTACTGACACCGATGAGGGTGCATCCTTTCAGCCGCATGAACGTACTGACACCGATGAAGGTGCATACTTTCAGCCGCATGAACGTACTGACACCGATGAGGGTGCATCCTTTCAGCCGCATGAACGTACTGACGCTTCAGAAGAATACCCCTTGAAGGATCTGACAAGCAAGTTCTCCTTGCCAATTTACGCTACGATCGCTAACACTTCCAATAGCGAGGGCTCTACTGGGAATCAGATAGTCTATCATTTGAAACATGTGGAAACTATTCAGACAATAGTTGCGTATAAGCTGCTACCATCAGACGGGGAATCGATTATTCTACCAAAAGCTTACAGAGGACCTTGGAAG GTATTGCCATTTGAAGACCATATGTGTGACGAAGTGACTTTCGCAGAGATGCTCGCATATACACCAAGGAAAATCAAGGTGGTAGGCAAAGTGCAACGCGCTCCTGCTTGGATTAATCTGGACCACGGTTGTGAGCTGGAAGTCATGGGGACCAAAGTGGTAGCTAGTACAAGTGGCCCGATAGAGATTCTTAG GCTACAAAATTCAATGTGTCCATTTTCGCTCCATCCCGATTGTGGAGGCAAATTCCAAGTCGTTGAAGATGACACAGAATACACACTGACAGAAATAGTCGAACGTTTCCCTCTCCCGCAAAAAGTAGCATTGGTAAGACCAGAGAAACACAGTGATAATCTCTTGGAATTGGCATCACCAAAGGAATCCAAGTTGATGCACCTTTTACTGAAGAGAGAAAGTTACGAGGAGTATATCATTGGCGAGGATACCAGTAAACAGAATGGCATTGTTGCCAATGTAGACGCCGACGTGAGTTTTCACATTCCTAGAACGATTGAACTTGTACCTAAGTCAGAGGTTGAACTTGAACCGCGATCTGCAACGAGTATTCGTATGAAACGCGGAGATAATGAAGTAGGCATAATCCGACGGGAGAACTTGATTTACAAAGGAAGGAACAAACCTGTTGTGTGTAAACCGGTGGAGCAATTGTTCAATGTATCTATCGGTTCTTTAGATCTCCATCGACGACCACGACGACGTACTATTTCAGAGCCGTCCCGTAAAGATTCCAAAGAGAACACTCCGGTTAGGAATAGGGCGTTACTGAGAAGGCTCGACCGAAGCACCAGCGTTCCCACCGCAGAATGTACCATCGGCTTGCCGTCGTCACAGCCAGAAGGCATGACAACCTTGCTGACAACAGACGAAATCAAAGGATCTGGTG CGAAAGAGGAGAACAAGACTGAAGGTGTCTACGAGGTCAGGATTACAAGGAGTAATGAAGAGAATGAAAAGAGGAACGAGATCAAAGAGGAGAGTGAAAATGAGTACATGGACGAATTTATCAAGGAGAACGAGTACGCAGGAACAGAGTATGAAAAAAGTACAATG aaTGCTGGCGGGGAGGACGGCGCCAAATATGTCCCCATTGATGATGATTCTCCCAAATCATACGGAGAATTTACCATGGAGAATGAATATGAAGAAGTCACATAA